From Alienimonas californiensis, a single genomic window includes:
- a CDS encoding S41 family peptidase: MVAAVAVGGGLLFAPPAGSPLGPVVANAAPGSFTDAAELADAVADGRNLERARKWAEAIRHYDAALERFAPDHEAPGAEPLPEPIRALQYGLRRSKIHHGIHRRYADPSYTEQLLSRSPESALDLYETVLGQIRRNYVEPIGATSLVAHGTESLYLALSDRKFLGRNLPAHGADDGSAEAAVERFRAVLRTEFWNAPIRAEDERRTVARAARLGRELCGLSETATIFEYLAGATNALDDYSAFLSPEGLASLYGNIEGNFVGIGIEIEAEPGRGQFLRKILPGSPAEEGGAKAGEYVSAIGGTDCRDLSTDEAAKLLRGPEFSAVELEITDARGVARTGRFVRRTVEVASVERAEMVEPGIGYIRMGGFQETTAREMADAVNQLRRQGMTKLIWDLRGNPGGLLDAAVDVLDLFVEEGTLVSTRGPAGGQTQTYRARRAGTLAARDLELVLLVDGDSASASEIVAGCLRDHRRGTIVGRTTYGKWSVQSIVDLGDAPRAGWAAAAAGSRGSGLKLTTARFYSPDGRNYAGIGLNPDVPAPEYADDAQEPEPTEAPEDLFAAADPAAGIAGDRTAGYRPGRVARAADGPRVPQTSLPLNEQPDVQAALKLLRRR; encoded by the coding sequence GTGGTCGCAGCGGTCGCCGTCGGGGGGGGCCTGCTGTTCGCCCCGCCCGCCGGTTCGCCGCTCGGCCCGGTTGTCGCGAACGCCGCCCCCGGTTCGTTCACCGACGCCGCCGAGTTGGCGGACGCCGTCGCCGACGGCCGCAACCTGGAGCGGGCTCGCAAGTGGGCCGAGGCGATCCGGCACTACGACGCCGCCCTCGAACGCTTCGCCCCGGATCACGAGGCCCCCGGCGCCGAGCCGCTGCCCGAGCCGATCCGCGCCCTGCAGTACGGCCTGCGGCGCAGCAAGATTCACCACGGCATTCACCGCCGCTACGCCGACCCGAGCTACACCGAGCAGCTGCTGTCGCGTTCGCCGGAGTCGGCGCTGGACCTCTACGAAACCGTCCTGGGCCAGATTCGCCGGAACTACGTCGAACCGATCGGCGCCACCAGCCTCGTCGCCCACGGCACCGAGAGTCTGTACCTGGCCCTGTCGGACCGAAAGTTCCTGGGCCGCAACCTGCCCGCTCACGGCGCCGACGACGGCAGCGCCGAGGCCGCCGTGGAGCGCTTCCGGGCCGTGCTGCGGACCGAGTTCTGGAACGCCCCGATCCGGGCGGAGGACGAACGCCGGACCGTCGCCCGGGCCGCCCGACTGGGCCGGGAACTGTGCGGGCTGAGCGAGACGGCGACGATCTTCGAATACCTCGCCGGGGCCACCAACGCCCTGGACGACTACAGCGCCTTCCTGTCGCCCGAGGGTCTGGCCTCCCTGTACGGCAACATCGAGGGGAACTTCGTGGGCATCGGCATCGAGATCGAAGCCGAACCCGGCCGCGGCCAGTTCCTCCGCAAGATTCTGCCCGGCAGCCCCGCGGAAGAGGGCGGCGCCAAGGCCGGCGAGTATGTCTCCGCGATCGGCGGCACGGACTGCCGCGACCTCAGCACCGACGAGGCCGCCAAGCTGCTGCGGGGGCCGGAGTTCAGTGCCGTGGAACTGGAGATCACCGACGCCCGCGGCGTCGCCCGCACCGGCCGCTTCGTCCGCCGGACGGTCGAAGTCGCCAGCGTGGAGCGGGCGGAGATGGTCGAGCCCGGCATCGGCTACATCCGCATGGGCGGCTTCCAGGAAACCACCGCTCGCGAGATGGCCGACGCCGTCAATCAGCTGCGGCGGCAGGGCATGACGAAGCTGATCTGGGACCTCCGCGGCAACCCCGGCGGCCTGTTGGACGCCGCGGTCGACGTTCTCGACCTGTTCGTCGAGGAAGGCACGCTGGTCAGCACCCGCGGCCCGGCCGGCGGACAGACGCAGACTTACCGGGCCCGCCGGGCCGGCACGCTGGCCGCCCGCGACCTGGAACTCGTGCTGCTGGTCGACGGCGACAGCGCCAGCGCCAGCGAGATCGTCGCCGGCTGCCTGCGGGACCACCGCCGGGGGACGATCGTCGGCCGCACGACCTACGGCAAATGGAGCGTTCAAAGCATCGTCGACCTGGGCGACGCCCCCCGCGCCGGTTGGGCCGCCGCGGCCGCCGGCAGCCGCGGCAGCGGGTTGAAGCTGACGACCGCCCGGTTCTACTCGCCGGACGGCCGCAACTACGCCGGGATCGGCCTGAACCCGGACGTGCCCGCCCCGGAGTATGCCGACGACGCCCAGGAGCCCGAGCCGACGGAGGCCCCGGAGGACCTGTTCGCCGCCGCCGACCCGGCCGCCGGGATCGCCGGGGACCGCACCGCCGGTTACCGCCCCGGCCGCGTGGCCCGGGCCGCCGACGGCCCCCGCGTCCCGCAGACGAGCCTCCCCCTCAACGAGCAGCCCGACGTGCAGGCCGCCCTCAAGCTGCTGCGGCGCCGGTGA
- a CDS encoding 2Fe-2S iron-sulfur cluster-binding protein, whose amino-acid sequence MFDAAFWRWAAIINGGVPLALLAWDAWQGALGPDPVDAAIRTTGLASVTFLVLTLAVTPIRLLTGWTDVLAMRRALGLYAFAYAVAHLVVYIVWEQAGSLRRVGEELAARSYLQIGLAALLAMTPLAITSVDALVRRLGAWWKRLHRLIYVAAALGVIHFYMQVKSDVRLPLIYGAVTAGLIGFRAAKHYRDLRIAARRAPAGPAEKPTSWRGQLEVARIFEETPDVKTYRLVPPAGGELPFNYAAGQYLTVSLPVQTESGPATLKRSYSFSSAPTRRGYCEITVKRDPSGIGSRALHDGVSEGDLLTVAGPAGRFTFQDAAEPVAAPAGVVLIAGGVGLTPILSILRSLTDRSWPGAIYVVNVQKTRADLIAGAELRALAARFPNVHLLTAVTREPADDAHLSGRLTAERLRDFVPNLKKLPVFLCGSEPMMAATRGLLRSLGVPPERIATEEFTAGPPPQGLGEGETDGPAVVPAAAITFTRAGRSVTAPGETTVLEAAEQVGVPMPYECRSGLCGQCKVRCTEGAVTMESRDALSSKEEKAGYILACQSRATTTALTIDA is encoded by the coding sequence TTGTTCGACGCCGCCTTCTGGCGGTGGGCAGCGATTATTAACGGCGGCGTGCCGCTGGCCCTGCTGGCCTGGGACGCCTGGCAGGGCGCCCTCGGCCCGGACCCGGTGGACGCCGCGATCCGCACCACCGGGCTGGCCTCGGTCACGTTCCTCGTCCTCACCCTCGCCGTCACCCCGATCCGCCTGCTAACCGGCTGGACCGACGTGCTGGCGATGCGGCGGGCGCTGGGGCTCTACGCCTTCGCCTACGCGGTCGCCCACCTCGTCGTCTATATCGTCTGGGAGCAGGCCGGTTCGCTGCGGCGGGTGGGCGAGGAACTCGCCGCCCGCAGTTATCTCCAGATCGGCTTGGCGGCGCTGCTGGCGATGACCCCGCTGGCGATCACTTCCGTGGACGCCCTGGTCCGCCGGCTGGGCGCCTGGTGGAAGCGGCTGCACCGCCTGATTTACGTCGCCGCGGCGCTGGGCGTGATCCACTTTTATATGCAGGTCAAGAGCGACGTCCGGTTGCCGTTGATCTACGGGGCCGTGACCGCCGGGCTGATCGGTTTCCGGGCCGCGAAACACTACCGCGACCTGCGGATCGCCGCCCGCCGGGCGCCCGCCGGCCCCGCGGAGAAGCCGACCTCCTGGCGAGGCCAATTAGAGGTCGCCCGCATCTTTGAGGAGACGCCGGACGTCAAAACCTATCGCCTTGTCCCCCCCGCCGGCGGCGAATTGCCCTTCAACTACGCCGCCGGGCAGTATCTCACCGTCTCCCTGCCAGTGCAGACGGAGAGCGGCCCGGCGACGCTGAAGCGCTCCTACTCGTTCTCCTCCGCCCCGACGCGGCGGGGGTATTGCGAGATCACGGTGAAGCGCGACCCCAGCGGGATCGGTTCCCGGGCCCTACATGACGGGGTCTCCGAGGGCGATTTATTAACCGTCGCCGGGCCGGCGGGCCGGTTTACGTTTCAGGACGCCGCGGAGCCGGTCGCGGCGCCGGCCGGAGTCGTGTTGATCGCCGGGGGCGTGGGGCTGACGCCGATTCTGTCCATCCTGCGTTCATTGACGGATCGGTCCTGGCCGGGGGCGATTTATGTGGTGAACGTGCAGAAGACGCGGGCGGACCTGATCGCCGGGGCGGAGTTGCGGGCCTTGGCGGCCCGGTTCCCGAACGTGCATTTGCTCACGGCTGTGACCCGCGAACCGGCGGACGACGCCCACCTCTCCGGCCGGCTGACCGCCGAGCGGCTGCGGGATTTCGTGCCGAACCTCAAAAAACTGCCTGTGTTTCTGTGCGGGTCCGAGCCGATGATGGCGGCCACCCGCGGCCTGCTGCGATCGCTGGGCGTGCCCCCGGAGCGGATCGCCACCGAGGAGTTCACCGCCGGCCCCCCGCCGCAGGGCCTCGGAGAGGGCGAGACCGACGGACCGGCAGTCGTCCCGGCCGCGGCGATCACGTTCACCCGCGCCGGCCGTTCCGTCACGGCGCCGGGGGAAACGACGGTGCTGGAGGCCGCGGAGCAGGTCGGCGTGCCGATGCCCTACGAATGCCGCTCCGGCCTGTGCGGGCAGTGCAAGGTCCGCTGCACGGAGGGCGCGGTGACGATGGAAAGCCGCGACGCGTTGTCGTCGAAGGAAGAGAAGGCCGGCTATATCCTCGCCTGCCAGTCCCGCGCGACGACCACCGCCCTCACGATCGACGCGTAA
- a CDS encoding TIGR01777 family oxidoreductase, giving the protein MKILLPGGRGQIGSILARHFVNAGHEVVTLSRSSRSSDDGLGRVVPWDGATVGDWAEELNGADAVVNLAGRSVNCRYTPANRRAIYDSRLDSTRAVGEALVACPNPPRVWLQSSTATIYPHTLDPPGNTEADPTGNLPNPPDTWAFSFDVARRWEETATSFESKLDRTRLVLMRTAIVMSPDRGGAFEVFYNLVKARLGGRQGDGEQFVSWIHDADLCAAVDWLIGDETFAGPVNLAAPNPLPNADFMAALREACGVRFGLPATAGMIELGAIVLRTESELVLKSRRVIPGKLADAGFEFQFPEWPAAARDLAERYAASRQP; this is encoded by the coding sequence ATGAAGATCCTCCTCCCCGGCGGCCGCGGTCAGATCGGCTCGATCCTCGCCCGGCACTTCGTGAACGCCGGGCACGAGGTCGTCACGCTCAGCCGGTCGTCGCGATCGAGCGATGACGGGCTTGGCCGCGTCGTGCCCTGGGACGGGGCGACCGTCGGAGATTGGGCGGAAGAATTGAACGGGGCGGACGCGGTCGTGAACCTCGCCGGCCGCAGCGTGAACTGCCGCTATACCCCCGCGAATCGGCGGGCGATTTACGACAGCCGGCTGGATTCGACCCGGGCCGTCGGTGAGGCGCTCGTCGCCTGCCCGAACCCGCCGCGGGTCTGGCTGCAGAGCTCGACCGCCACCATCTATCCGCACACACTCGACCCGCCCGGCAACACGGAGGCCGACCCCACCGGCAATCTGCCGAACCCGCCGGACACCTGGGCGTTTAGCTTCGACGTGGCGCGGCGGTGGGAGGAAACAGCGACGAGTTTTGAGTCGAAGCTCGATCGGACCCGGCTGGTGCTGATGCGGACCGCGATCGTGATGAGCCCCGACCGCGGCGGCGCGTTCGAGGTGTTTTATAATTTGGTGAAGGCCCGACTCGGCGGGCGGCAAGGCGACGGGGAGCAGTTCGTCAGTTGGATCCACGACGCCGATCTTTGTGCCGCCGTTGACTGGCTGATTGGGGACGAAACCTTCGCCGGGCCGGTGAACCTTGCCGCTCCCAACCCGCTGCCGAACGCGGACTTCATGGCCGCCCTGCGGGAGGCCTGCGGCGTGCGGTTCGGCTTGCCGGCGACCGCGGGGATGATTGAACTCGGGGCGATCGTGCTGCGGACCGAGAGTGAATTAGTTCTGAAGAGCCGCCGCGTGATTCCGGGCAAACTGGCCGACGCCGGGTTCGAGTTTCAATTCCCGGAATGGCCCGCGGCAGCCCGTGATCTCGCGGAGCGATATGCGGCGTCCCGTCAACCGTGA
- a CDS encoding polysaccharide-degrading enzyme — MNAVLAPLLAVTLGWAGADYEVGPGRALAELDQVPWEALEAGDVVTIHARPEPYRAKFVLCVRGTQEKPIVVRGVRDAEGSRPIIDGRDAVARSELNYWNEARGVVKIGGANKPADLTPAHIRLEGLEIRGGRQPHQFEGRDGLAAYAVNAAAVFVEKGAQITLRDCALRDSGNGLFVAGESRDVRIEACEIDGNGNPGSTQEHNAYTEALGMVYEGNAFGPLREGALGSNLKDRSAGLIVRGNRIEGGNRQLDLVDAGNSNISAHPSYRTTEVVGNLLIEPADAGNNQIVHHGGDSNHYENYRPGGLRFEYNTVVTRRPGITTLLFLSSPEGAATVRGNVVVAPEGGRPVVLTGPGRVELGVNWFARRWEPGAPVRVTGGENVLSGRDPGLVAGGFAPADGSPLIDAGPANVAPPTVQFAPPLGVTSRQDAGPPDLGALPRGAKSTE; from the coding sequence ATGAACGCCGTTCTCGCTCCGCTGCTCGCCGTCACGCTCGGCTGGGCAGGCGCCGATTATGAAGTCGGCCCCGGCCGGGCCCTTGCGGAACTCGATCAGGTCCCGTGGGAGGCGTTGGAAGCGGGAGACGTGGTGACGATCCACGCCCGGCCGGAGCCGTACCGGGCGAAGTTCGTGCTGTGCGTGCGGGGGACGCAGGAGAAACCGATCGTCGTCCGCGGCGTACGGGACGCGGAGGGGAGCCGCCCGATCATCGACGGCCGCGACGCCGTCGCCCGCTCCGAACTCAATTATTGGAACGAGGCCCGCGGCGTCGTCAAAATCGGCGGGGCGAACAAACCGGCGGACCTCACGCCCGCCCACATCCGCCTGGAGGGTCTGGAAATCCGCGGCGGCCGGCAACCGCATCAATTCGAAGGCCGCGACGGACTTGCCGCCTATGCGGTGAACGCCGCCGCGGTGTTCGTCGAAAAGGGGGCGCAGATCACCCTCCGCGATTGCGCCCTGCGGGACAGCGGCAACGGCCTGTTCGTCGCCGGGGAGAGCCGCGACGTGCGAATTGAAGCATGCGAGATCGACGGCAACGGCAACCCTGGCAGCACGCAGGAGCACAACGCCTACACCGAGGCCCTCGGCATGGTTTACGAGGGCAACGCCTTCGGCCCGCTGCGGGAGGGGGCGCTGGGCAGCAACCTGAAGGACCGCTCCGCCGGATTGATCGTCCGCGGGAACCGCATCGAGGGCGGCAATCGGCAGCTCGACCTGGTCGACGCCGGTAACTCGAACATCTCCGCTCATCCGTCTTATCGAACGACGGAGGTCGTCGGCAACCTGCTGATCGAACCCGCCGACGCCGGAAATAATCAGATCGTGCACCACGGCGGCGACTCGAACCACTATGAAAACTATCGGCCGGGCGGGCTGCGGTTTGAATATAACACCGTCGTCACCCGCCGCCCCGGAATCACGACGCTGCTGTTCCTCTCCTCGCCGGAGGGTGCCGCGACGGTGCGGGGCAACGTCGTCGTCGCGCCGGAGGGCGGGCGGCCGGTCGTGCTGACGGGACCGGGGCGGGTCGAACTGGGCGTGAACTGGTTCGCCCGCCGTTGGGAACCGGGCGCCCCGGTGCGGGTGACGGGCGGGGAGAACGTGCTCAGCGGCCGCGATCCGGGCCTCGTCGCGGGCGGTTTCGCCCCGGCGGACGGCTCCCCGCTGATCGACGCCGGCCCGGCGAACGTCGCCCCGCCGACGGTCCAGTTCGCCCCGCCGCTCGGCGTCACGTCGCGGCAGGACGCCGGGCCGCCGGACCTCGGGGCCCTTCCGCGGGGGGCGAAGTCGACGGAGTGA
- a CDS encoding AAA family ATPase: MSAPVPAFFSDLARLLNSGQTRAVVLSGNVHDLFPAARAARQIGGAGETAFVPLVPFLLERTETAGLIRLVYELNGPVRVGEADRAALKDAWIRWKAGADADTLLLRGLGQRGENEADKLGREFDSLMHEAIGRPTQALEFLRQLTICSREALSGSLLILIEAADVLLPAGQGGVSGLPADQLRRVAIVEDWFCDPDFIEGGDSVVLIADSRSAVHPRVGRLPQVLGVEVPAPGVRLRLEYIQEFLKDAGRPVRLWAGEETGPQSLAEFTAGLNLHALRQLLAGAAHSGEPLTPAGVIGKVEEFIRAQLGEDVIEFKKPEHSLEDVVGFADLKAFLRTELIPRFQASGEAALPGAAVAGAIGSGKTFLMEAVAAELDLPVLVLKNVRSQWFGQTDVVFERLRSVLEALQKAVIFVDEADTQFGGVGSGTHETERRLTGKVQAMMSDPKLRGRILWLLMTARIHLLSPDIRRPGRVGDLIIPVLDPTGADRKDFIRWVVKPALGGGANDELVSRLDAELAPTTSAAAFASLRSDLKARRAMASEGRAPGEALSDEAVFAVVRDRLPPAIQQTRRYQELQALVNCTRRSLLPDPNVTAEQRAEWELELRALERLGIA; this comes from the coding sequence GTGTCCGCACCCGTTCCCGCGTTCTTTTCCGACCTGGCCCGGCTGCTCAACAGCGGACAGACCCGGGCGGTGGTGCTGTCCGGGAACGTCCACGACCTGTTTCCCGCGGCTCGGGCGGCCCGGCAGATCGGCGGGGCGGGCGAGACCGCCTTCGTGCCGCTGGTCCCGTTCCTGCTGGAACGCACGGAGACTGCCGGGCTGATCCGCCTGGTTTACGAGTTGAACGGCCCGGTGCGGGTCGGCGAGGCGGATCGGGCGGCGCTGAAGGACGCCTGGATCCGCTGGAAGGCCGGGGCCGACGCCGACACCCTGCTGCTCCGCGGCCTCGGCCAGCGGGGGGAGAACGAGGCGGACAAACTCGGCCGGGAGTTCGATTCCCTCATGCACGAAGCGATCGGCCGGCCGACGCAGGCGCTGGAGTTCCTCCGCCAACTGACGATTTGCAGCCGCGAGGCCCTGAGCGGTTCGCTGCTGATCCTGATCGAAGCGGCGGACGTGCTGCTCCCCGCCGGGCAGGGCGGGGTGAGCGGGTTGCCGGCCGATCAATTGCGGCGGGTGGCGATCGTGGAGGACTGGTTCTGCGACCCGGACTTTATTGAGGGCGGCGACAGCGTCGTGTTGATCGCCGACAGCCGCTCCGCGGTGCACCCCCGCGTCGGCCGGTTGCCGCAGGTGCTCGGCGTGGAGGTTCCCGCCCCCGGCGTGCGATTGCGGCTGGAATATATTCAGGAGTTCCTCAAGGACGCCGGCCGCCCCGTCCGCCTTTGGGCCGGCGAGGAGACGGGGCCGCAAAGCCTGGCGGAGTTCACCGCCGGCCTGAACCTGCACGCCCTCCGCCAATTATTGGCCGGCGCCGCCCACAGCGGGGAACCGCTCACGCCGGCGGGCGTGATCGGCAAGGTGGAGGAGTTCATTCGGGCGCAGCTCGGTGAGGACGTGATCGAATTCAAAAAGCCGGAGCACTCGCTGGAAGACGTGGTCGGATTCGCCGACCTCAAGGCCTTCCTCAGGACCGAATTAATCCCCCGCTTTCAGGCCAGCGGCGAAGCCGCCCTGCCGGGGGCCGCGGTCGCCGGGGCGATCGGCAGCGGTAAGACCTTTTTGATGGAGGCGGTCGCCGCGGAGCTCGACCTGCCCGTGCTGGTGTTGAAGAACGTGCGCAGCCAGTGGTTCGGGCAGACGGACGTGGTCTTCGAGCGCCTCCGCAGCGTGCTGGAAGCCCTGCAGAAGGCCGTCATCTTCGTAGACGAGGCCGACACCCAGTTCGGCGGCGTCGGCAGCGGCACCCACGAAACGGAACGCCGCCTGACCGGCAAGGTGCAGGCGATGATGAGCGATCCCAAGCTCCGCGGCCGCATCCTCTGGTTATTAATGACGGCCCGCATTCACCTCCTCAGCCCCGATATCCGCCGCCCTGGCCGCGTGGGCGACCTGATTATTCCCGTCCTCGATCCGACCGGCGCGGACCGAAAGGACTTTATCCGTTGGGTCGTGAAGCCGGCCCTGGGCGGCGGGGCGAACGACGAACTGGTCAGCCGCCTCGACGCGGAACTGGCCCCGACCACCAGCGCCGCCGCGTTCGCCAGCCTGCGCAGCGATCTGAAGGCCCGCCGGGCGATGGCGTCGGAGGGACGGGCGCCGGGGGAGGCGCTGAGCGACGAAGCCGTCTTCGCCGTCGTTCGCGATCGCCTGCCGCCGGCCATTCAACAGACGCGTCGCTATCAGGAGTTGCAGGCCCTCGTGAACTGCACCCGCCGCAGTTTACTGCCGGACCCGAACGTCACCGCGGAGCAGCGGGCCGAATGGGAACTTGAACTGCGCGCCCTGGAACGGCTGGGCATCGCCTGA
- a CDS encoding DUF4139 domain-containing protein produces the protein MLPPSARADLERLPVVELTAFKDGHALVRREGTAPLNGGVALVDGLPEPVFGTFWPYAKGEGVELKSAVAGYQAVTVNRTPLSAEEILTAAVGTQIIVHESRGEEDVSYAATIVGRPTRSAEEQDRNDRDPAAGGGQPTLPVRGPTILLKTDQGVRVVPIGSITEFTLVGDAPKTIEEQVVKTGLKLRVTAPEPDGEAAVGLSYVQKGFKWVPQYKISLGEDGQAKVVLQAALVNDLIDLEDATVRLVVGVPTFAFAGQTDPISLQVAYDQVNQARRLNALSDFTTDGLMLSNAVQTQMRSSGPRGGERPEAPAPEMAGGARAEDLFVYTLEHVTLAKGERMTVTVKEFEAPYEDRYEALLPLVPPRELLSDDNERRRVGSLVAASTVRHSVVLTNVSDAPFTTAPALLYRDGQILAQSLMTYAAPGGTAEVNLGSAVEVSVDLEESITGRKAEPNLRGMDRFERIALRGSIEITNRRPEATTIRLTKLVPGEVDSATHPAKDQTAERRELGPADIAGLPDSAVNLSRYGVPNWWVSLNPTTEVVWELTVPPGETVEVSYQWHYFWRW, from the coding sequence ATGCTTCCGCCCTCGGCCCGGGCCGATCTGGAGCGGTTGCCGGTGGTCGAACTGACCGCCTTCAAGGACGGCCACGCCCTCGTCCGCCGGGAGGGCACGGCTCCGCTGAACGGCGGCGTCGCCCTGGTCGACGGCTTGCCGGAGCCGGTCTTCGGCACCTTCTGGCCCTATGCCAAAGGGGAGGGGGTGGAATTGAAAAGCGCCGTCGCGGGCTATCAGGCGGTCACGGTCAATCGCACGCCGCTGTCGGCGGAGGAGATTCTCACCGCGGCGGTCGGCACGCAGATCATCGTGCACGAGTCGCGGGGCGAGGAGGACGTCTCCTACGCCGCCACGATCGTCGGCCGGCCGACCCGCTCCGCCGAGGAGCAGGACCGCAACGACCGCGACCCCGCCGCCGGCGGCGGCCAGCCCACGCTGCCGGTGCGGGGGCCGACGATCCTTTTAAAGACGGACCAGGGCGTCCGCGTCGTGCCGATCGGCTCGATCACGGAGTTCACCCTCGTCGGCGACGCCCCGAAGACGATCGAGGAACAGGTCGTCAAAACCGGTTTGAAGCTGCGGGTGACCGCCCCGGAGCCGGACGGCGAAGCGGCCGTCGGGCTGTCCTACGTTCAAAAGGGATTTAAATGGGTGCCGCAGTACAAGATCTCGCTGGGCGAGGACGGCCAGGCGAAGGTCGTGTTGCAGGCGGCCCTGGTCAACGACCTAATCGACCTGGAGGACGCCACGGTGCGGCTGGTCGTCGGCGTGCCGACTTTCGCCTTCGCCGGGCAGACCGACCCGATCAGTTTGCAGGTCGCCTACGACCAGGTGAATCAGGCGCGCCGCCTCAACGCATTATCCGACTTCACCACCGACGGCCTGATGCTCTCCAACGCCGTTCAAACTCAGATGCGCTCGTCGGGGCCACGCGGCGGCGAGCGGCCGGAGGCACCGGCCCCCGAGATGGCCGGCGGCGCCCGGGCCGAGGACCTGTTCGTCTATACGCTGGAGCACGTCACCCTCGCCAAGGGGGAGCGGATGACGGTGACGGTGAAGGAGTTCGAGGCTCCTTATGAAGACCGCTACGAGGCGCTGCTCCCGCTGGTCCCGCCGCGGGAATTATTGAGCGACGACAATGAACGCCGCCGGGTCGGCTCGCTGGTCGCGGCCAGCACGGTGCGGCACTCCGTCGTGCTGACGAACGTCAGCGACGCCCCGTTCACCACCGCCCCGGCCCTGCTGTACCGTGACGGGCAGATCCTCGCCCAAAGTCTCATGACCTACGCCGCCCCCGGCGGCACCGCGGAGGTGAACCTCGGCAGCGCCGTGGAGGTCAGCGTCGATCTGGAGGAATCGATCACCGGCCGCAAGGCGGAGCCGAACCTGCGGGGGATGGACCGCTTCGAGCGAATCGCCCTGCGGGGTTCCATTGAGATCACGAACCGCCGTCCGGAGGCCACGACGATCCGCCTGACGAAGCTGGTCCCCGGCGAGGTGGACTCCGCCACGCACCCGGCGAAGGACCAGACCGCCGAGCGCCGGGAGCTTGGCCCCGCGGACATCGCCGGCCTTCCCGACAGCGCCGTGAACCTCTCCCGCTACGGCGTGCCCAACTGGTGGGTCTCGCTGAACCCCACCACCGAGGTCGTCTGGGAACTCACCGTGCCGCCGGGCGAAACCGTCGAGGTCTCCTATCAGTGGCATTATTTCTGGCGGTGGTGA
- the msrP gene encoding protein-methionine-sulfoxide reductase catalytic subunit MsrP yields the protein MPRDPAVPPTDPAVDPVTPYPVYLNRRRLIRAGALAGSALLTGGVYRLLTADGAGAETEVLTGLNRSPAPPARPAAPPENGTPGDAAPAEELPEEPVALTEAERAERGFTVDEEVTEKAAALNYNNFYEFTTDKTGVASLASDFKTDGWTLEVGGLVEKPQTFTLPQLKALAPLEERIYRMRCVEAWSMVLPWAGIQLSALLDAVRPTAAAKYVAFETLYAPDRMPGQQRAVLDWPYVEGLTLPEAQHPLTLLALGLYGRELAPQNGAPVRLVVPWKYGFKGIKSIVRISLTDTQPPCTWNEAAPSEYGFFANVNPQVDHPRWSQATERRIGEPGRRPTLMFNGYEAQVAHLYDGMNLTESF from the coding sequence GTGCCCCGAGACCCCGCGGTTCCGCCGACGGACCCCGCCGTCGACCCCGTCACGCCGTACCCGGTCTATCTGAACCGGCGCCGGCTGATCCGGGCGGGGGCGCTCGCCGGCAGCGCGCTGCTCACCGGCGGGGTCTACCGCCTGCTGACCGCCGACGGCGCCGGGGCGGAGACCGAGGTTCTCACTGGCCTCAACCGCTCCCCCGCCCCGCCGGCCCGGCCCGCGGCCCCGCCGGAGAACGGCACGCCGGGCGACGCCGCCCCCGCGGAGGAACTTCCCGAGGAGCCCGTCGCCCTGACCGAGGCCGAACGGGCCGAACGCGGCTTCACCGTCGACGAAGAGGTCACGGAGAAGGCCGCCGCGCTGAACTACAATAACTTCTACGAGTTCACGACGGATAAAACCGGCGTCGCGTCCCTCGCCTCGGACTTCAAAACCGACGGCTGGACGCTGGAAGTCGGTGGGCTGGTCGAGAAGCCGCAGACGTTCACCCTGCCGCAACTTAAGGCCCTCGCCCCGCTGGAGGAGCGGATTTATCGGATGCGGTGCGTCGAAGCCTGGAGCATGGTTCTGCCCTGGGCCGGCATTCAACTCTCCGCCCTGCTGGACGCCGTCCGACCCACCGCCGCGGCGAAATACGTCGCCTTCGAAACGCTGTACGCCCCGGACCGCATGCCCGGCCAGCAGCGGGCCGTGCTGGACTGGCCGTATGTGGAAGGGCTGACGCTCCCCGAGGCCCAGCACCCGCTCACGCTGCTGGCCCTCGGGCTCTACGGCCGGGAACTCGCCCCGCAGAACGGGGCTCCGGTGCGGCTGGTCGTACCGTGGAAGTACGGGTTCAAGGGCATTAAATCCATCGTCCGCATCTCGCTGACGGACACGCAGCCGCCCTGCACCTGGAACGAGGCCGCCCCCAGCGAATACGGCTTCTTCGCCAACGTGAACCCCCAGGTCGACCACCCCCGCTGGAGTCAGGCGACCGAGCGCCGCATCGGCGAACCGGGCCGCCGGCCGACACTGATGTTCAACGGGTATGAGGCCCAGGTGGCCCACCTGTACGACGGGATGAATTTGACGGAGTCGTTTTGA